A DNA window from Janibacter sp. A1S7 contains the following coding sequences:
- the gcvH gene encoding glycine cleavage system protein GcvH, with protein MSDATYPEDLRYSSDHEWVATTESGRVRVGITHYAQEALGDVVYVSLPEVGDTVAVGDSCGEVESTKSVSDLYAPLAGTVTAVNEALDATPELVNTAPYAEGWMYELELAEGTDTSGLLDAAAYRAEID; from the coding sequence ATGAGCGACGCCACCTACCCCGAGGACCTCAGGTACAGCAGCGACCACGAGTGGGTTGCGACCACGGAGTCCGGTCGGGTGCGTGTGGGCATCACCCACTACGCCCAGGAAGCGCTCGGAGATGTGGTGTACGTCAGCCTCCCCGAGGTCGGTGACACGGTCGCGGTCGGGGACTCCTGCGGAGAGGTCGAGTCCACCAAGTCCGTCAGCGATCTGTACGCCCCCCTCGCCGGTACGGTCACCGCCGTCAACGAGGCGTTGGACGCGACGCCGGAGCTGGTCAACACCGCCCCCTACGCCGAGGGCTGGATGTACGAGCTCGAGCTCGCCGAGGGGACCGACACCTCCGGCCTGCTCGACGCTGCGGCCTACCGCGCCGAGATCGACTGA